AGTTAAAAAAGATGGTGAGATAGAGATTATTCTTTGCTATCCAGCCCTTATTGAAACAGCAGGGTGAAActgagggttgtttttttttttttccccaacaaaaTCCTCTGAATGTGCATTATATCAGTAGTAGCACTAAAAGAACGAAATAATAAATAAGTGATAAGCCTTGCCACTACCAGGAATGGATTCTCTAAGCGTAACAAAGGCATTGGGAAGCATCATCAGTTACCAAGTGAACAGAAGGTCTGTAAAAGGCTCACCATGAAGTACCTCCAGGTTTCCTCACTGAAGAGGAACATAGAAACCTTGCAGAAAAGgttttctgcactgctgcaacCTCAGTCCCAGATCTTCATATTTGATTTTACTGTCCTTTGCCACTATTTTGCCCAAAGCTCTCTCCTCCTTTGACGTATGCAGAGTTCATCGTTTCTAACAACCTTGACTTTTCTGGTAATGAGTTGCTTTTGTATGCGAGAAGCTGTGACCACAGGAATGACAGAGATGCTTGTAATGCTGACTGGCGCTGAGTTCTCACTTTTACACCCAGAAAAACTCTGAGAACGTTTCCCAGACCTCACTCTGACACCAGCTTGATTCCTGCTGACACTGTAAAACGGGATCTCCCAGGGTAATCTTCGTTACAAAGCATCTCGGGACACTGCCAGTGTCATGGGAGATGGACAGACCCAATCTGCTTGAACAGTGTCTTGCAGGAGTCCTCTACATGTTGCAAACACCTcctcatcatttttatttgggGGCAACTCTCTCCAGtgctatatatatttttttcctcctcaagctttattgctttctttgcattcaGAGCTAATTAGGAAGTACTTTGTTGCTAATGCCAACAGTCAGAGCACTATGTGAGAGCACACCACTGGGTAAGTGTGTTTTTCAAATCTGGATTTAAAAAGCCTTGGTTTTATGCCAGTATCCTTTTTTCCACTTAATTAGATTGTGCAATACATGTCAGTAACCTCTTGTTCAAGGTCTTTTAGCTAAAATTAAGCCAGGTACCTTACtaaatatatagaatatatacatatgtaagttaatgaaaacagagatgGGAAGgccttttcaaaacaaacaggtCTTACATGGAAGTCAaagttttctcttctgtgttgtAGACAAAACACTCCCCTGTTCTGTTACTcctataaaaatgtataaataccACAGATTATTTTGGAAATCTCTACTCTCAACTACGAAAACTGCCACAGCATCTCTATACAGTGATGTCTGATATTCAGCAGAGTTTGGGCAGTATGACACATGCTCTCGAATGCAGATTTTTGTCACTCAAAATGCCATTCCAAAGAGGGATAAGAGTGAGTGGTTGGGAGAAGGTGTCCTTGCTCCGGAGACAGTTCCCTGCTCAGATGtcctctcctcccctttctGTCTTCCCTTACCTAACTGCTGTCATCTGGGGAGATCTTTACTCATCTGATGAGATCTAGGATGCGAAAGGTATGAACCAGGTAAATGTTTAAGACTGCAGCATTAAGTAGTTATTTGAGAGCAATCCCTGTCCTTAAGGTGCTTCTTGGAAGATCAGCAAACCTCACACTGAGGCAATGTTTCAGGTAAATAGCCGACTTTCCTGTTCACATCTTCTGTGTCAGAGCCTGAAATGTTATTGTGAATAGATGTCTGGGTAAGAACCTTTCCATGCCATATATATTCTGATATTTTGccgtttttctttttcctgggcAGAGAACATGTTGAAGAAACTGAGTTCTGTTGGCAATCTTTGCCCTAATCTGATACACCAGTTTATCAgattccctttccctttctttaggGACACACGATTCTGGGGGTAGAAGAGTGTGAAACTCACTGTCCTAAAGGAGTTGTCATCTTCTGTGTCCTTGCTGGTCTTAAGCCCAATGTGATACTGACCGAAATTCTGTGGTTTGCTGTTGTTGTCTTTAATCTACACAAATGGAGTTACACCAAAGTGCAGTTTTAGTTCTAAGAAAGCAGTCTGGAAGATCGGAGTATTCCATGGCATTCCCAGAACATGGTTCAGAACATCTGTCTCTTGGCACtaccttttccatttctgactGCATAGATCAGCTAACAGCCCTGCAGCAATTGCAGTCACTCTGAACtgctaggaaaatatttgcagtcCTCGCTGTAAGTGATGAGTGGGCACATAGCAATATTTATGTAGGAGGCTGAGTACTTAGAGTTTCTAGAATGATCTCAACCTACAGGACCAGACAGCTTTCTGGAGACTTCTAACAAGGGTAGGGAGAATGGGGAATCACCCCTTAGAGAGAGGATGTACCACAGCTAAAGCTTTAATGAACAATTAGACACAAAGCAAGAGGCAGGAAAGATTGTGTAACTTTTAAAGGCCTATCAAAGCACTAGGAGAGCCCAAAGCATAGGCAAAGTACCTTATAAGTTGGCACATTTGAAGAGTatcaattaaaaacacattaaatccATATGTTATCCAGTGTGACTCGATATGTGTGGGTCACCTTGACCAACCCAGATTTCTCCATGTATGTCTGGTAATTCTGGCTCCATATACTATGCAGAATTGCCAGCTGTCACTTGAAGGTAAGGGCTTTTACTGAGCTACCTTGGTTGGGCATGAACGAGACTCTCCTCAAATGTTGCTGGTGTTGTCTGAGACTGGGAAGGATTGGTCAGGCCTTTTTTGCCTACCACTGTAGGCTCAAGCTGTCCAGTCCCCATACTGGTGTCCAGCCTCCTTCATCAAGGAAATCAGTGacctgccagccctgctgcaacaAGAGCTCACTCTGTAGGTCATCTCTCTTtatccttttctgtttcagaatgaCGATGGATGCTCTTCAACtagcaaacactgcttttgcTGTTGATATGTTCAAAAAGCTATGTGAGAAGGACAAAACAACCAATATTGTCTTTGCCCCACTGTGTACCTCCACGTCTTTGGCTCTGGCATATAAAGCTACAAAGGGTGACACTGCAGACCAAATGAAAAAGGTGAGCTGTCAGCATGCTGCTCTGTAGCGGCAAAATTATGTGGTTATCAGAGGTGGCTTTCCTATTTATTCTTGTTAATGGTGTACAGGAATGCTGGTTCTCCTGGATAGACAGAAAACTGTCTATCCAAAATTCCAGAACATTTCCACATTCCAAGGATCCACACAATCAAGGAGACTGAAAGTCACTGgcatatggggaaaaaaaaaccacttttctCAAGCATTTACAAGGTGGATGGGGACACGGACATGGCAGAGTCCTCAGCAGTTGCATTAAGGCCTTGTCTCCTTTCAGCAGAGTGCTGATTGTGGCTGAATGTCGCTGCTGAAGTCACTGCATTTTCTGGATAATTGTTTTGTGGTTATCCAGGACTGCCTAAGCTTACCAGCACTGGAAATAATTTTGCCATTACCAAGTCATTTTAACAGTTCTGTCTGTgccatttcccctttctcctgcCGGCTGAGAGGAAGATAATGCTGTAGGAGGCAGTGAAGCTTGAATAGTGGTTTGCCTTGCAAATAGCTCTAGATGCCCAAGGGTTTTACAGCACCATGAAGCAGCATCATGGTGATGGTGCAGTGAGTTTATTGAGGTTGTTCTGTGGCATGGAGAGGCTGCACGACTGCCTCTGTGAGAGCCAGGATTTACACAGCCTCTTTTTATCCCAGTGCCCGCAGTCTCTGCAGTTACCTAGAGGTGAATGAGAAGCAAATTCAGCACGCATTTATATGTTGATTATCACCTGGCTCTCAGGGGCATTCCACAGATTTGAATACATATTTCTTCCTTTAGCAGTTCCTCCCTGTACCTTCTGTTTCCCTGACGGCACCCTGCTGAAGCACGGcctccagtgcctcagcacaTCCTACAGTTTGCAATGTGCCCATTTGCACAGCAACAAAGTGATATAACCACAAAGACCTGCTGGGTGTTTAATGATTTTTAGATCTTATTTCTAGTTTAAATGGCACCCTGAGGCTTCCTCACCATTTCAAAATTCAGGTGCTGTCTTTCCAGTGGAAGAGCTTAAAATATTAACCTGTGCTTAATTTCACTTTCACTTTTGCCTGCCATTTGTGCTGAGCCATCCCATAGTAAGTGAACATCCACTTCCACAAACAGAGTTCTGTTACGCAAGTGCACTTATGTTTCACATTTCTCAATGTGATTCACTGTGTCTGTAAAGACATGGTGTGTTCAGGGAGAAAGAGCAGGAGTGAGGctgaaagggaaagggaggtcACTAATGTGGCTGGAGAAGATGAGGAGGGCTGGGTGGGCTGTTTTTAATGGAACATGCACTCTCAAAGAACTTGCAACAGACAGGCACCTAAAAGCAGAGAGTTCTAAGTCAGGTTAGAACATCCTGGAGCTGGGCATGTGATTCCCAGGAGCTGGGAGATGGGTCAGCAGCCCTACCTCTAGTTTACATTCTGCCTATCAAAGCTCACCACTGATTGATTTCTGCTGAAATACCACATGACGTTGTGTGTCAATAATCAGAAAACCTTGCCATCTGGTAAGTAGTTTTTAAGGAAGTAACCCACTTCCAGAAAGGAAACTCACTGGAACgttgaattaatttttcagtaatgAATAAGAATTAGAAGCTGTGTTGTTAGCTTGAATACAAATAGTCAAAGCTCAGGTCACAAACAAGGATCATCTGTTGCCAGCcttgtccagagaaggacaacaaagctgtgaagggtctggagcaaTGACCTTacaggagagcagctgaggaaaatgggattgttcagtctggagaaggagaggctcaggggagaccgTATCACTTTCTGCAAATGCATgagaggaggctgtggtgaggtcAGGGCTGCCTTCTTCTCCCAGGTAGCATTAATAGAATGAGAGgttatggcctcaagttgcaccaaaggagactcaggttggatattaggaagattatttttctgaaagagcagtgaggtgctggaacaggccACCCAGGGAACTGTTCAATATATGTGTAcgtgtggcactgagggatgtggtttagtgggcatggtgttgactgttggactagatcatctcagtggtcatttccaaccttaatgatactatgattctatgaatttttagataataaaaagaaaggcgCTCAGTATTGTGTTATGTTCATTATCAGGTGCTCCATTTACAAGACGTCAAAGATGTTTCTTTTGGGTTTCAAACGGTAACTGCAGATGTTTCCAAACTCACCTCTTTCTTTGCATTGAAAATGGTCAAGCGGCTCTATGTAGACAAATCTCTCAGCCCTACCACAGTAAGTATTGCAGAAAAGTGCTTGTATTGCTTGATCAACCGGACTTCAATGTTATTCAAAATACATTCTCTCACTATTACCTTTTGCTTGACTAGACTCAGATGAGGAGGAGCGTAATGAAAGTTTGTAGGAGGATGATTGTTCTGACCCCAAGCAATACAGCCAATGCTACAGTTGCAATTCTTTCATTAATATGTTTTAGGTCAGTAGGCGCAGTAGACTTTGAACGCAGTGTGACTCCTATGCCACATCAAGGGCTTTGCAATATAAGTATGAGTGGGAAggattttaaataaagatgGTGGTGCAAGTGTGTGTCTAGTCCACACACCCAAGTAATTAGTGAATGAAGAGTAGTTTTCTCAGTCTAACTGAGGAGGCACAAGCCTGGTTATTCAAAGAACGCAAGTGTGGAAGGTGTTGTTTGGCCATGAAACTTAAGGACCTTGCAAACGATTgagaaaaatgctgtgtttgttttatcaCAGTTGCCTTTGAATAGGGCCCCAAGCAAAGGCAACTTCAGCCTAGAAGTGATGTTTCAGAAGACTAACAGCATACTTAAATGGTATTATAATCAAGTTGCCTGCTTTTTGGCTTCGTCCACAGCAGTGGGCATCTCATCTCACAAGGACAGGCACACTGTGAGCAGCCTGTGGCCTTTGTCTCATCCCTTCCTTTTGCCCAGGTCTAGACTGAAGGCTGCCTTATCCTTTCAAGCTCCGGCAACATGTTCACTCATGAAGTACCAAAGTTATTTTAGAAGCCAATGTAACTGGACAGTCTTGGGAGCAATCTGTTGAAAGTGACTCTGTATCCTGGCTGTCACCTGCTGTTAGCTATTAGTTGTTCTTTGTAATATAGTCTCCGCCAACACCATAAGGAAGCTTGGGATACTGGTGTTGCAGGCAGTGTAGAGTCATCCAGTGAAGAGCATTTAAGAAAAGTTAGATGTTGTACCTTGTGTCTTTCAGGACTTCGTTAACTCCACAAAGAGGCCTTTTCCATCGGAGCTGGAACTGGTGGAGTTCAAAGAAAAAACGGAGGAAACACGACAGAAGATCAATAAATCTCTCTCAGAGTTGACTGATGGTGAGTAGGGCCTAACCTCGGGGATGCCGCTTACCCCTTTGAAGAATGATATCTTGTGTTCACGACATCTCTTAACTATTGCTGTTAGAAGTGAATATACAGTGAAAGTAATGGGACTACACCTATTATTTGGATTCATGAGGATTAGCTGTGTTAGcatgtttttaaatcatttactgctgcagcttttctggAGGCAGACCTTGCATTAGCCTTTGGCAAAGcatctcatttgttttcattgggAAAGTCTGGGACAATGACAGCTCCTGGCTGTGGAGCTTCACAAACATCTGACACCAATACATCAAATCCTGGCCTCATTCTCTAATGGAGAGTATGTGCTGGATTCTGAATTCCAGGCTGTTAATTAGTAGCtcatctcagcagcacagctgatttTGACCACAGGTGAACATATATTCCTTACTTGGAGACGCTCTGGTGGTAACAGAGCTGCGGCACTTCTCCTGCAGTAACTCTGAGCCGCTAAGTCACAAGAAGTGCTTCTCAGTGACCATCAGGGCTCCCAGGCAGAACCTGCCCAGTCTGTGTGGGGTAGAGGTCTGGTACGCAGTGCCCAAGGCAGAGCTTATGTACATGCTGTTTATAGGTAGCTCCAGGGTCAGTTGCTGCCTATTGCCCTCATGTGgtacaaatatgaaaatatggGTGCCTGAGTCACATCTCATCCATCCCAATGTGGCCCAGGTGCCCACGGGGAAGTACTTTGCTCTGCCTGTGTGATTTGTGCATGAATGAAGACTAACATCCACAGCATGATGAATTCAGTATCTTATGACAGCATTTGAACAGACACAAAATAAAGTGAGGGAAAGAATTACGTTCTCTTTTTTAAATCCATGGCCCTATTTGGTTATGAACTGTAATTAGAGAGTTAGCGGTGTTTCTTATTCGGGTAATTTTATTCTCATGTAATACTCCAAAAGTGAGTAGAAACTGGACTGGAACTTCCCTTGAAGTCTTGCTttctaaatgagaaatattttttcagttttatctgtTGCATTTCACTGAAGCTTCAGTACCTTCTTTAGAGTACGAAACAAAAGCAGTAggtatattttttattctgttttatgtaaACCGAGTAAAAATGTCACTTGGAAGATCTATCTTGATCCCAAATTCCGCTTCAAACATGAAGCTGCAGCTAGGGAACTAAATGCTTCTATTTGGGGATTTCCCTTTATAATTACAATTGCTATCTGTGAGATGCAGGatagaaatatttgtattcaGTACAGTGTTTCTATGTTCTGTTAAAACCTCACATACGTTGATAATTTATTGTATTAATGACCAGCTTAACCATGTTCACAGGCAAAATGGAGAATATTTTGAATGAGGATAGTGTAAGTGACCAGACTCAGATCCTCCTAGTTAATGCAGCTTATTTTGTCACAAACTGGATGAAGAAGTTCCCAGAGGCAGAGATCAAAGAATGTCCTTTTAAAGTCAACAAGGTATGtcctgaaataaaatacagcactgcTTCCACTCAAATAAATGTTTGACAGTTTTGTGCTAAGGAAATTTCGACGAAAGTGAGAAATATCTGTTACTACTACAGCACTCTCTATCAAAACCTATATGCTGTTGCAAAAGTACCTAAGCCAGTTTTCTTGTTACATTGCTAGTTTGAAGCTGCTAGTGAAACAAGCGCTGACGTCACTAATAGTAggtgattttttcctttaaagcacATCCCCATTGTGTTGTATTAAGTGCACCTTGTCACAGGAAAGCCACTCCTCTTCAAGTACCAACAGCTTTCACTAGTAGAGTCTTACAGCTGATTATCGTTACATATGAAAGCCAACAAATTCCATGATAGTAATCAGTGTACCACTTTCATGCAAGCTTGCAAATATCCTCTCTCATCTTCTTTGTGAATTAAAAGGAGTGCTCGACTGTCTCCTCTTGTGTTTTGCAGACTGAAACTAAGCCGGTGCAAATGATGAATCTGGAAGCTACTTTTTGCCTGGGTTATGTAAAAGAGTTAAATGTTTCAATCCTTGAACTTCCATGCCTTAACAAACATATAAGTATGCTCATTCTGCTCCCCAAAGACATCGAAGATGAGACAACTGGCCTGGAAAAggtgagagaagaaaacagtactGAGATTATGCTTTCCATGCACAGCTGTGTCAGTTAGTCAGCTGTGGGTAGCCTAGTCTTCCTTGGATTCCTTCATTAGGTTGTTGAGCTGATTCCATAGCAGACGCTTGTGAAGAACCAATAATCAGAGTATGCACATTTAATGGAGTTTCTCTGGAAGTCTGCTCTATAgatgaaataaattttacatCAGTGTAACTGAGAGTGTAAGTTAACTCTGAATGCTACAGGCAAAAGTTGTCTTTTGGACTTTGTCTTTTGGGGTTTGATAAGAGTAAAGAGTtcagaaatgatatttttgttCCCACTTTCTCTCGACTGCgcattcatttcctttgttctttatGTCCTCAGCTGGAAAAGGCACTCACCCCTGAGACGTTATTACAGTGGACCAATCCCAGCATGATGGCCAACACTAAAGTGAATGTATTTCTTCCAAAGTTTAGTGTGGAAGGCGATTATGACCTGAAGCCACTCCTGGAAAGCCTCGGCATGACAAATGTCTTTAATGAGAGCGCATCAGATTTCTCTGAGATGTGTGAAACCAAAGGTGTGGTTTTGTCAAAGATCGTTCATAAAGTCTCCTTGGAAGTAAATGAACAGGGTGGAGAGTCTCTAGAGGTACCAGGATATCGGATTCTGCAACACAAAGATGAATTTAAAGCTGACCACccatttatctttttgtttagaCACAACAAAACTCGCACCGTGATTCTTTCAGGCAGATTCTGTTCCCCTTAAGCAGGGAATATTaattatgaaaaaagaaaaccacgATTACATTTATGATGATGCATGTTCCTGTAAAGCTTGGTGTCCTGATTATCACCTTTGAAAGGAATTCTAAGGTTGATATATGAGGTTCATATATCAACAGGGTAATACCATGTACTCTACATATGCAGCAGAACtagttcatttccttttgtttaatCCCCTTAAGCTGAAGGACTCCCACTGTGCAGAACACAAGATATTTTACTAAGAAGTATCCCATCCTCATCcacaagaatatttt
The window above is part of the Coturnix japonica isolate 7356 chromosome 2, Coturnix japonica 2.1, whole genome shotgun sequence genome. Proteins encoded here:
- the SERPINB5 gene encoding serpin B5, which translates into the protein MTMDALQLANTAFAVDMFKKLCEKDKTTNIVFAPLCTSTSLALAYKATKGDTADQMKKVLHLQDVKDVSFGFQTVTADVSKLTSFFALKMVKRLYVDKSLSPTTDFVNSTKRPFPSELELVEFKEKTEETRQKINKSLSELTDGKMENILNEDSVSDQTQILLVNAAYFVTNWMKKFPEAEIKECPFKVNKTETKPVQMMNLEATFCLGYVKELNVSILELPCLNKHISMLILLPKDIEDETTGLEKLEKALTPETLLQWTNPSMMANTKVNVFLPKFSVEGDYDLKPLLESLGMTNVFNESASDFSEMCETKGVVLSKIVHKVSLEVNEQGGESLEVPGYRILQHKDEFKADHPFIFLFRHNKTRTVILSGRFCSP